TCTGGATTACACGGTTAGAATAGTAAATCATAGGCATTGGAACTTGGTTTCATCTAAAAGaacaattagaaaaatcatTGAATCTTGTCAGCCATGAAACCAGCACCTTTTAGTGGAAATGGTAATAtgactatacactcagtgagtactttattaggtagacctatacaccaacttgttaatgacaatgtactgtatcatcagccaatcctgtggcagcaactaaatgcataaaagcatgcggatgtggtcaagaggttcagatgtttttcaggccaaaggtcagaatggggaagaaatgtgatctaagtgactttgaccgtggaatgattgttggtaccagacaggatggtttgagtatctcagaaattgctgatctcctgagagtTTCACGcgcaacaatctctagagtttgcagattatggtgcgaaaaataaaaaacatccagtgaccagCCTCTCTagacacacaatgcgtcaaacctcttaattGGATTTGCTTCAGCAGCGGAAGACGtataagtctaaaacataagtccaataaatacccaacaaagtgctcactgagtgtatatgactaATTGGATTAACTTATCCTAAAACCTTAAACTGAAACCGTTTTTTGTGAAAGCTAAAAAAGTACCAGGGATTTTAATACCCCTTGGGGATGCCAATTCAAAGTCTCGCTTCAAAGATTCCGTATTCGTCCATTTGTAAGCTATTTGATGATATTTTATCAAGTTATAATAATAGGCCGATATATTTTGTGGTTTTGTCTTTattcacatacatgcatatttatttggTATTCATAAATGTGTATGCTAGATGACTAATCGCGGTTGCTTTGTTTTCCTCTGAATTATTCATGATCATGCGACCATATAGTAGCGATGGGTAGGTGCCTTACTCTACTGACTGGAGGCGTCGACGAACACAACGCGTTTTCAGAGGCATCCCTCCTCACCGCCGCAAGAACATAATAAGCATATAGAGTTACGGTagccttattttttttattataacgGAACCAGATTCGATTAggctatttcatttttttccgaGTGTCATATTAAACGAAACCTCAGATTCATCCACAAAGCCACTAGCCTATCCTCAAGAATGTGGAACGATTCAGAGCCACTGACTGGATGCGGGATGGGACACAGCATGAACATTTGCCTCACTACAATCTACACATTGATGTGTTTGTTCGGGACAACGTTAAACCTTCTGGTGATATACCTGGTCTTGTCTTTTAAAAAACTCAGGACTTGCAGCAATGCTTTCATTGTGAACGGCTGCGTTGCTGATCTTTTGGTGTGCGCGTTTTGGATGCCTCACGAGGCTGTGTTTATATCCACTGGAGCACCATCCGCGGTCGGGTACCACGCTTTTAAAGAAGCTGTTCTGTTTCTTGGAATCAcggtctctcttctctcccactccctcatTGCAGTCAACAGATACGTGTTGATTACAAAGGTTCCTGCAACATACATGTCGCTATATCAAAAAAGACACACAGAGTGGATGATATGCGCTTCGTGGCTTATATCGCTCGGATGTTTGCTGCCATGGCTCTCATCCCCTCTTTACCCAAACGAAAGATGCTTAGATCTACAGGTTGCAACATCCTTCACGAGAAGATCCGTACTGTCTAACCCTTTTGCGGCGGGTACCTTAGCACTCACCATTTTTGTCCATACTGTGGTTGTCTTGTATtgctattttaaaatatttcgtAGAGTGCAGATCAGCGTGAAGAGAGTTAGCATATTAAATTTTCAAATTGTGAACAATCTTCCCTACTCCTTTCCAAGGAGGGACAAGCGCCTTGGGGTTTACATGTTGGCTGTGTGTTGTATCTTTCTGCTCACTACCGAACCACTCTTCTGGGTTTTATTTGTGGGTCTTTCAGTAACATTGCCCATAGCAGTTCGTACAGCTACATGGATGGTCTTCTGCGCCCTATTCGCATTGAATCCGTTTCTCTACACGTGGAAGAACGAAGAATTTCGGAAGTCTTTCAGATCGGTTGTAAGAGGAGAATTATGGAGAGGATCGACGGTTGGTGTCGAGCCGGTCACGATCAACACAATCTCTCATCTATTACCGAGACAGAACAGCAGAAGAACCTTCCTTGGCGAAGTGAGCTGAACTGTGACTACCTCACCGGTCAAATATTTGTTTGTAAtagacatatactgtatacacctgGCCTTAAAACCCGTAAAACCTGATTATGTTGATACTACGAGTTAGGAGTTAATAAAAAATCTACCTACTTTTTTCCGCTGAAAAATATAGTGCTTTTAATAGTTTCAACTCTTCCAACTTGGAATTGAATAGAGTCGGGTTATTCGTGAGAAATCGTGCCTTAGAGGAGTTTCTTCTCCTCGATTTCTTTCAGTTGCGTATATAAATCTCAGAAGTGGAAAGTGGTCAAATGTGTTGCAGTAGGCTACGCTGAGGAAAAGGTGTACATGCCCAAGATGGGAGGAATGTTGCAGGATGGAGGAGACACACCCGTGAAAAGTACATGTCTTGCAACTATTTATTGTAACTATAGTGCTTTAATGTAAAATGACAACATGGATATTATATGGTAAATATAATGCAAAAGTATTCTTTATAACTCctgaatgtttttgcttttttgctgaCAATCCTGTACCTTATCCATGTTCATTCCTTGACCTGTGGctttttagcattttattttgcaccaaaggtgtaatatatttcatattgttctggttaattaaaatatttctcGGAGTGCGTTCGTGATGGCATTAAATATTACATGGCTGATACTCCCAGCAGTTTATTTGGGTAGTTTTCATTATGATGAAATTCAAATAATACAAGGACAAGCGATGCGTTGCAGGTTAATATTTAGGCATGATTTGCTGACAATGTGTTGTTcgtcaatatttattttgtccaTCATTTGAGGAAGCCTGACACCAACTCGAAAGTTTTTGTGTGCTTTTCAAAAGCCAATCATTTGCTGCTAATAATTTTTTTCCTTGCAAAAGTgaaataaagtgaaaacaagTGATTAAAACACTCTGGACTGCTATGAACAGCACGTTTATTTCCCAGTGTTATGACACTGCAGGGAATGATTGCCAAGTCACGTGCGATTTAAtgccaaataaatgtatgaGGACGAACCTAAGCATCGAGCGCGATTCTGAATGGAAACCATAGTTTATGAATACAGATTAATCAGTAATTGGTTACCATCTTTTAAGTTCTAGATTTATAACCGTCCATGTGTTTTGCAGAAGATCTGAAGGTTTCATAAGTATTTATTGGACTGAAAACACATGAtgtctattttattttccattgcaACAGCATTTGTGACCTCCCTTGAGTCTCTTTTTGTGAAGGAGTCGAATGTTTCATAACTATACAACAAATGaccattgttttattacaatAGGCTCGAGTTATTTGGAGATGAAACAGACATAATTACAGTTGCATAATTTCAGAACCATTTGCTTGAGTTGTATCTGTATTTCAAGTTCACAGATTAAAAGTATTTTATGTAAGTTGTTGCCAGTATTTCCACAACTGTATTACAATTCACATGTAGATTTGTGAGTTAAAAGAAAATTGTGTGTTTAACACTAAGGCTGGCTGATTATTTATTCAGAATGCCACTTGCCCTACTGACCACTGAGCACAAACCGCAGTATTCATGCTGCACACTGATACAGAGATACTCCGTTACAGTGGCTGTGGACTGTTATTTGcaatgttcagagatgctcagtGTGGGTACACTACTAATCAAGCAAAGAGAACAAAAATAGGGGATATGACATTTTCTTAAGTGTGAAAAATGCTGCTTGTGTGTGATTAGCCTATGAAGTACTGTACTGAAATCGTGCCAGCAGAACAGAAGCTTGACTCATTTGGTGTTATTTCCTGGTAACACCGGTAAATCCTTTTTATCTTCCCGTTTtaatatacaaacacataatgCAAGTGCCATAATGGTCACTGTTTTGGTAAATAGACTCACTAATCATTTGTGGTAAGTCAGAGGAATGTAGGGATGTCCTATTTCCATGTAGGCAATGGAAGGGGGAGGTTGTTTCGGGTCACATCCAGGATTGCAGTGTGACATGTGTCATCCTCCTAGGAAACAGTTTCAAATGCATTAATCTTACGTATCTTCTTTGTCCAACCACAATAAATATTATGAATATACATTAGGAGGAATTAGAAGTGGGTCAAAGTgttacaattatttttgaaaatgtgtgttaaaTTCTAGGTTCAGGTAAGTGGCTCAGCAATGGTAGCAGTTTTTCTCTCCACAAATCACCCATACACTCCTGTACTGAACTAAAAATTTTCAGTGCGCCAATACTGAACAGGTGGTAAATGTTGGCCTGAAGATGGTGCTTGACCTTGGTAttttctaattcacatctaaAGGCCAGTGTTCTTACAGGTGTAAGGGGCATACTCTAGATATCCTCAATACAATTTAAGCACTTTATGCACTGTCTGAAGTATCAATAAGTGCTGGAGTTTCCCCAGTTAGGGTTCCTCAGCAAGACTGGCAGCTATTGTCACGattcattttcttcttcagtTGAGCTGAGATGCTCAGTGTCACACCAGCTTGTATTGTGACTTTGCACTGTAATAAGTGAGGTCTCGATTCCACCGCATACAAAGCACAATGCACGGAAAGCTTTTTCTGTTAGCTCTCTCCTGATTGTGATGGTATGTAGGACATCTTGTCAAAGTGAAGTGTTTGGCTGCTGCTTGATGTTGAGGCAAAATGTCCTCTGAAAATAGCTGCTCAGCCactgaggttttttttatttttacctctCCAATGGCTCTCATGTACTCATGACCAGGCTGTTAACTATAACTAATCTTTCAGCACTGTGTAGTAGGCCCACTCACATTCTGCTGTCCCATCGCTCTGTGGGAAGCAAATTTATATTCCACACCAGTGCCCTTTGACCTCCCTTAGTCAGAAGTATGTAACAACATAGTAACTGAGATTAGCAGACAATGGTTGCAACATCAGATAAAGCAAGGAACAAAGAATGCTCACTCCATTCTCAGTCTGCCCTGCACCTCTATAGCACCTTAAACACTCAGTTTCACTGACAGACACCAGTGGCACTGAGTGTGGTTCCACACAGTTACAGGTCAGAGCTGATAGGTGATTAACCCTGCCATGGATCAGCATGTGAGTACAGCAGTAACTCAACAGCATTAGTGTTCTCTTCTCCCACAGTGTCTCTATGAATAGGTTTTGTCTGTATTCTTTCTTCTGTATTACTATCGATAATGATCCACCCATCTGCCCGCCCATCCATCCTCctatctatcaatctatctGTCATAACACAACTTCTCCTATGCCTGTCTGCTGCAGAAGGTTCCAgattattacaataattgttttacatGAAACAGTGAGGCAGAAAGGCCACACATGCAGAATTCTGCTGAGCATTTCTATTTGACATGAAAAGGTCcatattatgtttttaaagaaaggAATTAGGGTCTCCTGCACCAAATAAATGACACCTAAGGGATACATTTTCTCATTGTTTCTGAGGTCAGCAGAAATTTTGGCTGATTGTATCCTTGGCTGTTGTTCAGTCAGGATTATGCAATCTGCACATACTGTAGTTGAAACACAAATTAACTCTTGCCTGCCCATGTCTGCTACACAGAATAAAAATTACAATTAGTATATTCATGATGAATATTCATTGAAGAGCTTCATAGACACTATGTAATTAACATTTTACCcagaatttaattaaaaaaacatttgataggGACTTCCAAGGGTACAATCATAATCCTTTTACAATATACTGCAGCATAATTACAGCGAATGTATTACCGGCGATAATTATCCTCCCACGCACAACCTAGACGACCTTGGAGAAGACGTCACGCACCCTCAGGTTCTAAGAACATAGAACATGGTAAGAGAAGCCAGAGGAGAGAAGGTCGATTTTATATAATCAGACCTTTGATTGGTGCGCATGCATTGCCTTGGTTATCAGAtgagtgggcgtgtgtgtgaaaattacaTCAAGTGGTATGTCATTGTTAATtgggaaataataaaaaattaatagaAAATGAGAATC
The sequence above is a segment of the Conger conger chromosome 4, fConCon1.1, whole genome shotgun sequence genome. Coding sequences within it:
- the gpr88 gene encoding probable G-protein coupled receptor 88 — protein: MWNDSEPLTGCGMGHSMNICLTTIYTLMCLFGTTLNLLVIYLVLSFKKLRTCSNAFIVNGCVADLLVCAFWMPHEAVFISTGAPSAVGYHAFKEAVLFLGITVSLLSHSLIAVNRYVLITKVPATYMSLYQKRHTEWMICASWLISLGCLLPWLSSPLYPNERCLDLQVATSFTRRSVLSNPFAAGTLALTIFVHTVVVLYCYFKIFRRVQISVKRVSILNFQIVNNLPYSFPRRDKRLGVYMLAVCCIFLLTTEPLFWVLFVGLSVTLPIAVRTATWMVFCALFALNPFLYTWKNEEFRKSFRSVVRGELWRGSTVGVEPVTINTISHLLPRQNSRRTFLGEVS